One Halobacterium sp. DL1 DNA window includes the following coding sequences:
- a CDS encoding nucleoside-diphosphate sugar epimerase, translating into MSMPDAVLVTGGAGFVGSHAVEYYAERGADVTALDNLSRVDTLETADDSRNTAAYNWKYISENHPGVDLVEGDIRDEELLEEVVEGHDAIVHTAGQVAVTASIQDPRTDFEVNALGTFNVLEAARKADSDPAVVLASTNKVYGDNVNGIPVREEDTRYQYDDPDYQDGIPESLSIDDCEHTPYGVSKLTADLYVQDYADRGEVDAAAFRMSCIYGTRQFGNEDQGWVAHFAISTLRDEPLTIFGDGKQVRDVLYVKDLIRAYDAFLSDPEGKPAVYNVGGGPENTTSLLEFLDILEDETGRRTDISYDEWREGDQKVYVSDISRARNELDWEPQVGFEEGVGRFIDWWSNR; encoded by the coding sequence ATGAGCATGCCAGACGCAGTTCTCGTCACTGGCGGTGCGGGTTTCGTCGGCAGTCATGCCGTGGAGTACTACGCCGAACGAGGCGCCGACGTTACGGCACTCGACAACCTCAGTCGAGTCGACACACTAGAAACGGCGGACGATAGCCGGAACACGGCGGCGTACAACTGGAAGTACATTTCAGAGAACCATCCCGGTGTCGATCTCGTAGAGGGTGATATCCGTGACGAGGAACTTCTAGAAGAGGTTGTAGAGGGTCACGATGCAATTGTTCACACCGCAGGCCAGGTCGCCGTCACTGCCTCGATTCAGGACCCACGAACGGACTTCGAAGTGAACGCTCTCGGGACGTTCAACGTTCTCGAAGCAGCACGGAAAGCAGACAGTGATCCAGCAGTCGTGCTAGCATCGACGAACAAGGTGTACGGTGACAACGTCAACGGGATTCCAGTCCGTGAGGAGGACACGCGGTACCAGTACGACGACCCCGACTATCAGGACGGTATTCCGGAGTCACTATCTATCGACGACTGTGAACACACTCCATACGGGGTGTCGAAACTTACGGCGGATCTCTACGTACAGGATTACGCCGATCGGGGAGAAGTCGACGCTGCCGCGTTCCGAATGAGTTGCATCTACGGAACGCGCCAATTCGGCAACGAGGACCAAGGTTGGGTAGCTCACTTTGCCATCAGCACACTCCGGGACGAACCCCTCACCATCTTCGGCGACGGGAAACAGGTCCGAGACGTCCTCTACGTGAAAGACCTGATTCGAGCATACGACGCATTCCTCTCCGATCCGGAAGGGAAGCCGGCAGTGTACAACGTCGGTGGCGGGCCAGAGAACACCACTAGCTTACTAGAATTCCTCGATATACTGGAGGACGAGACCGGGAGAAGAACGGACATCTCGTACGACGAGTGGCGAGAGGGAGACCAGAAGGTGTACGTCTCGGACATTTCTCGTGCTCGGAACGAACTAGACTGGGAACCCCAGGTGGGATTTGAGGAGGGCGTCGGTAGGTTCATCGACTGGTGGAGCAACCGCTGA